From a region of the Phaseolus vulgaris cultivar G19833 chromosome 6, P. vulgaris v2.0, whole genome shotgun sequence genome:
- the LOC137832318 gene encoding receptor-like cytosolic serine/threonine-protein kinase RBK2, which produces MNDEREPTASPSNGVHKIEKKQIVEKEKSLFKGRRPRPGFSDSFSSIELETLDIEVGAPPEHSPRSQGSETPSSRTSTSDSESQGSLVGNSPNSNNQWRGFFKLLKKGSQMPFQTFHPLKNVPKLTRRKSKRIREDLIPSLNSPALQSSFDTEFGCFKSSWKNFTLAEILTATDEFSQVNLIGEGGYAEVYLGKLEDGNFVAIKRLTRGNQEEMTADFLSELGIIVHVDHPNIARLIGYGVEGGMFLVLQLSPHGSLSSILYGPREKLNWRLRYKIILGTAEGLRYLHEECQRRIIHKDIKASNILLSEDFEPQISDFGLAKWLPDQWTHHTVSKVEGTFGYLPPEFFMHGIVDEKTDVYAYGVLLLELITGRQALDSSQRSLVMWAKPLLSANNIKALVDPVLVDAYDEEQMKLVTLTASLCVDQSSIQRPDMSQVLEILRGEEEILSILKERSKVKLQRTYSEELLDAEEYNSTKFLSERDRHMETILGSVTDEDK; this is translated from the exons ATGAACGATGAACGAGAACCAACAGCTTCCCCGAG CAATGGCGTCCAcaagatagaaaaaaaacaaatagttgaaaaggagaaatctcTTTTTAAAGGGAGACGTCCACGACCTGGGTTTTCTGATTCATTCTCAAGTATAG AATTGGAAACTTTAGACATTGAAGTGGGAGCCCCACCTGAGCACTCTCCTAGGAGTCAAGGGTCTGAAACCCCAAGTTCAAGGACCAGCACTTCTGATTCGGAGAGTCAGGGGTCTTTAGTAGGAAATTCACCTAATTCTAATAACCAATGGCGTGGTTTCTTTAAGTTACTGAAGAAAGGATCCCAAATGCCTTTCCAAACTTTTCATCCACTTAAAAATGTTCCTAAACTGACAAGAAGAAAAAGCAAGAGAATCAGGGAGGACCTGATTCCATCTTTGAATTCTCCAGCTCTTCAGTCATCATTTGACACTGAGTTTGGCTGCTTCAAATCTTCCTGGAAAAACTTCACTCTCGCAGAGATCTTGACCGCAACAGACGAATTTAGCCAAG TTAATTTGATTGGGGAGGGAGGCTATGCTGAGGTTTATTTAGGCAAATTGGAAGATGGAAACTTTGTTGCCATTAAACGGTTGACAAGAGGGAACCAAGAAGAAATGACTGCAGATTTCTTGTCCGAGCTTGGCATTATAGTACATGTGGATCACCCCAATATAGCTAGATTGATTGGATATGGTGTTGAAGGAGGAATGTTTCTTGTTCTTCAATTGTCTCCACATGGTAGCTTGTCATCTATACTTTATG GACCTAGAGAGAAACTAAATTGGAGACTCAGATATAAGATTATTTTGGGGACTGCTGAGGGCCTCCGCTATCTGCATGAAGAATGTCAAAGAAGGATCATTCACAAAGACATTAAGGCTTCTAATATTTTGCTCTCAGAGGATTTTGAGCCCCAG ATATCCGATTTTGGGCTTGCAAAGTGGTTACCTGACCAATGGACTCACCATACTGTCTCCAAAGTGGAAGGCACATTCGG CTACCTTCCTCCTGAATTCTTCATGCATGGTATAGTAGATGAAAAGACAGATGTCTATGCTTATGGTGTGCTATTATTGGAGCTCATTACTGGTCGACAAGCTTTGGATAGCTCACAGAGAAGCCTGGTGATGTGG GCAAAACCTCTGCTATCTGCAAACAACATCAAAGCCCTAGTCGATCCAGTTTTGGTTGATGCTTACGATGAAGAGCAGATGAAACTTGTAACCTTAACAGCTTCTCTATGTGTTGACCAGTCTTCGATTCAGCGACCAGATATGAGCCAG GTGTTGGAGATCCTAAGAGGGGAAGAAGAAATCCTAAGCATCTTGAAAGAACGGTCCAAGGTAAAACTTCAGAGGACATACTCTGAAGAACTCTTAGATGCAGAAGAGTACAACTCAACCAAGTTTTTGAGTGAGAGGGATCGACATATGGAGACTATTCTAGGATCAGTTACAGACGAAGATAAATAG
- the LOC137832326 gene encoding probable prolyl 4-hydroxylase 4 codes for MSRVWCVVVSAFAWMMQWQGGSSSYAGSASAIIDPSKVKQISWKPRAFVYEGFLTELECDHLISIAKSELKRSVVADNLSGESKLSEIRTSSGMFISKNKDPIISGIEDRISSWSFLPKENGEDIQVLRYEHGQKYDPHYDYFSDKVNIVRGGHRVATVLMYLSNVTKGGETVFPNAEESPHHKGSETKDDLSDCAQKGIAVKPRRGDALLFFSLFPNAIPDTRSLHAECPVIEGEKWSATKWIHVDSFDKMVEGECSDQNENCEKWANLGECTSNPEYMVGSPGLPGYCMRSCKAC; via the exons ATGAGTAGGGTTTGGTGTGTAGTGGTATCAGCCTTTGCGTGGATGATGCAATGGCAGGGAGGGTCCAGTTCCTACGCCGGCTCTGCTAGTGCCATCATAGACCCTTCCAAGGTCAAGCAAATCTCGTGGAAACCGAG AGCTTTTGTTTATGAGGGTTTTCTGACGGAATTGGAATGCGACCACCTGATTTCCATCGCCAAATCGGAGCTCAAGAGATCCGTTGTGGCCGATAATTTGTCCGGTGAGAGCAAGTTGAGTGAAATCAGAACCAGCTCCGGCATGTTCATTTCCAAGAATAAG GATCCCATTATTTCTGGTATTGAGGATAGGATTTCGTCATGGAGCTTCCTTCCTAAAG AAAATGGAGAAGACATACAAGTATTAAGATATGAGCACGGGCAGAAATACGACCCTCACTATGATTACTTTTCTGATAAAGTTAATATTGTTCGGGGTGGACACCGCGTTGCCACGGTTCTCATGTATCTCTCTAATGTAACCAAAGGCGGTGAAACAGTGTTCCCTAATGCAGAG GAATCTCCACATCACAAAGGGTCTGAAACAAAAGATGATCTCTCTGACTGTGCCCAAAAAGGAATAGCAG TGAAACCAAGAAGAGGTGATGCACTTCTTTTCTTTAGTCTCTTCCCAAATGCTATCCCAGACACTAGAAGTCTGCATGCAGAATGCCCTGTAATTGAAGGTGAGAAATGGTCAGCGACAAAATGGATTCATGTGGACTCATTTGATAAGATGGTTGAAGGGGAGTGCAGTGATCAGAATGAAAACTGTGAGAAATGGGCTAACCTTGGAGAATGCACAAGTAATCCCGAATATATGGTTGGATCTCCGGGTCTTCCTGGCTACTGCATGAGAAGTTGCAAGGCATGTTAG
- the LOC137832328 gene encoding histidine-containing phosphotransfer protein 1 produces the protein MDVGQMQRQWIDYTKPLFVEGFLDGQFLQLLQLQDENNPDFVVEVVSLFFEDSERLLKDLTFALDQNGVDFKKVDAHVHQLKGSSSSIGAQRVKNACIAFRNFCEEQNTDACLRCLQQVKQEYCLVKNKLETLFRIEQQIVAAGGSIPTELSFSG, from the exons ATGGACGTGGGTCAGATGCAGAGACAGTGGATCGACTACACCAAACCCCTTTTCGTCGAG GGGTTCTTGGATGGTCAGTTTCTGCAACTTCTGCAGCTTCAAGACGAGAACAACCCTGACTTTGTCGTCGAAGTCGTCTCTCTCTTCTTCGAAGATTCTGAAAGGCTTCTCAAAGATCTCACCTTTGCACT AGATCAGAATGGCGTTGACTTCAAAAAAGTTGATGCTCATGTTCACCAGTTAAAGGGTAGCAGTTCAAG CATAGGTGCACAAAGGGTGAAAAATGCCTGCATTGCTTTCCGCAACTTCTGTGAGGAGCAGAACACTGATGC GTGCCTCAGATGTCTGCAACAAGTGAAGCAAGAGTACTGCCTTGTGAAGAATAAACTTGAAACACTGTTCAGG ATTGAGCAACAGATTGTGGCAGCTGGAGGGTCAATCCCTACGGAACTGAGTTTCAGTGGGTGA